In Actinoplanes lobatus, the DNA window TTCTCGGCCTCGCCGACGATCTCGGTGTCGGGGGTGCTCTCCAGCAGCATGCGAAACCCGAAGCGCTGCAGCGGCTGGGCGTCCACCACGAGCACAGAGATCATGAATGGCTGCCTTTCAGGGTCGGATGGACGGTCCAGTCACCGTCCGGTGGGGGCCGACGCTGACCCAGCCGCCGTGGAGCACGGCGCGTTCGGCCATGCCGGCGAGGCCGAGACCCGCGTCGCCCGGCGATGCCCACTTCATATCGAGCGAACCTGAAACGACCGTTAAAACGGCGCTCGGGCCGGTTGGTCGCCGGCGCGTGTCCGTCGGCGAGTGGGCCGCTGTCGCGCACGTGCGCCAAAGAATGCGGTCCCGCGGATGAGGCAGCGGGCGGACACGGATGGGTGACCCTGTGCAAGCCACAGCATCATTGCCGGCTACACGCGGCACGGCTGCGGTATCAGCATCACCCTGCTCGGCCAGCTACTCCGGGAAGCCATCGACGACCCGAACAGGCCAGCTCTCCGGACCTTCGAGCCGCCAGCCGTAACGGCCACGGAGCGCTTCTGTGGTTATAAAGGGAGCAAAAAGGCCCCCACCAAGAGGTGGGAGCCTGTGAAGACCGCTGACCTGCCAATAACTTGTGGGCGATACTGGGATCGAACCAGTGACCTCTCCGGTGTGAACGGAGCGCTCTCCCGCTGAGCTAATCGCCCTCAACGAGATGGAACTCTACTAGACGGCGCCCGTGGGGCGCGACTCAGGGGGTCACCGCCACCCGACGAAGTCGAGCGACCAGGTGAACAGGTTGAGGTCGAAGCTGAGCAGGACGCTGAGCCAGACCACGAAGCTGATGAAGATCATGCCGAGCACGCCGATCAGCGCGCGCACGCCGAGCGTCTGCCGGCCGACCCAGTGGGTCCAGTTCTGCACATGCCGCTTGGTGAAGGCGAGCACTCCCTTGGCCCAGGCGAACTCGACGGCCAGGATGGCGAGCCCGAGGATCACGATCGCCCAGCCGGGGCCGGGGAACGGGATCAGGACGATGCCGACGGCGACCACCAGGCCGCCCACGATGCCCACACCGATCTTCAGAGCGAGCCGACCGGTGGAGTTGGACCGGATACGGTCAAGCACACGCACGTCTGAGAACCCCGTCGTCCGGTTTTACACCCATTTCATCCCCCAGTGTCCTGGAGCCCCGTCACTACCCGGGAGGAATGGACGTTACCGGAGTAAGTCAACCGCTGGACCACTGACGCCGGGCGGAACCGAGTACTCAGGCAGAACAGGACAAGATATCGCTTCTCGTCCTGCCCGGAAGGGTTTTCGGAACCGTCTTCCCACTACTGGGTGAGATCAGCGTATGGCGGAGCGTAATGACAGGGATCACCTGAGTATGGGAAACGCGGGGTTCACCAGCCTCGCAGCGGTGCCGGGGGGAGTTCGTCCATGAGTACCATTCGTCCAACGACCGTCGAGGTCGAAACCTCGCTGCGGCTCGTAGCGCCTGACGCGACGGCACTGCCCGTGCGCGCCAGCCTGCGTTACGACCCAGCCGACCCGTACGCGGTCCACGTGTTGTTCCACGCAGAATCAGCCGGTGGGGAAGCCGTGAGCTGGTCCTTCGCGCGGGAACTGCTCGTGACCGGGCTCGACGAGCCGGCCGGGATCGGCGACGTCCGGGTGTGGCCGTGGGCCACGCCGCGTGGCGATTTCGTCGCACTGGCCCTGTCGTCGCCCGACGGCAACGCGCTGTTCGAGGTGCCGCGCAGCGTCCTCGTCCGATTCCTGCGGCGCACCTATGTGGTGGTGCCCCGCGGCCGGGAGTCGGACCACCTGGACGTGGACGCCGCGGTCAACCGACTACTGGCGGGCCGATAAGCGATATCGGGGAGACCCGTGCGGACACTGCCGGTCCGCGCGGGTCTTCCTTTATCCGAAATAGATATGGATCTCCGAAAAGAAATCGGAATCGGACGTATAGCGAATACCGATCTGGAAATCGGACATACCGCCCAGTCGGTGCGCTAGTGGATGCGCGGGCACGCATCGACGACTACCGTCAGGCGCGATGCCAGCACTCATTCATCACACCGAGCCGGCGCCCACCTGTCTTCCACCGGACTGGTCGGGTATCGGTGGCTGCGTCCTGCCGGTGGCCGCCGGCGCTGCCACCGGCCTGCTGAGGTGTCACGCCCTCGTCCTCACCACTATCGGCCCGCTGCTCGCCGAGATCGACTTCGCCGAGCATCTGTGCGGCCCGGGCACCCTCCTCTGGATCCGTCCGGGGCAGGCGGCCCGCTTCGCCCGTCCCGGAGACGGCGACGATCCACTGACGATCGTTTTCCGACCAGGGCTGTTCGGCACGGAGGAACTGCCCGGGCTGAGCCCCGACGATCCGTCCGGCCCGGCCCGGCAGCCACTCACCCCACCCGGCCCGGCCGTCTTCCGGGACGTCTTCGCCCACCTGGCCGCCGACGCGGCCGGCCCGCCCGGCCCGGTCGCCGCCGCGCTGCTGCGGCACGAGCTGGCGGCCCTGCTGCTGCGGATCGCCACCCTCGATCCGGGCTCGGAGCTGCGGGCGCACATCGAGAGCCGGACGTTCGAGCGGTTCCGGCGCCGCCTCGAGGAGCGCTATCCGCACACCCGCCGGGTCGAGGACTACGCGGCCGAGCTGGGCTGCTCGGTGCGCACCCTGACCCGGGCCAGCCTGGCGCTCACCGGCCGCACCGCGAAGCAGGTGGTCGACGACCGGGTCGCCCTGCAGGCCCGGCGGATGCTCGCGGCGACCTCGATGTCGGTCGCCGAGGTGGGCCGCGGCCTGGGCTTCGGCGAGCCGACGAACTTCGGGCGCTTCTTCCACCGGGAGACCGGCCTGAGCCCGGGGCAGTTCCGCGGGCGGTTCGTCACCGGCCAGCCGGCCGCCATCCCGGGGCAGAGATCACCAGCCGATTGACCCCTAATTCCCACAAACCCCTGGGGTATGTGCATCCGGGATGCGAGGCCGGGGCATGATAGTCAGGTGCAGATCTCCGCGCGCGGCGACTACGCGGTCCGGGCCGCCCTCAGTTTGG includes these proteins:
- a CDS encoding SsgA family sporulation/cell division regulator, encoding MSTIRPTTVEVETSLRLVAPDATALPVRASLRYDPADPYAVHVLFHAESAGGEAVSWSFARELLVTGLDEPAGIGDVRVWPWATPRGDFVALALSSPDGNALFEVPRSVLVRFLRRTYVVVPRGRESDHLDVDAAVNRLLAGR
- a CDS encoding TIGR02611 family protein, encoding MRVLDRIRSNSTGRLALKIGVGIVGGLVVAVGIVLIPFPGPGWAIVILGLAILAVEFAWAKGVLAFTKRHVQNWTHWVGRQTLGVRALIGVLGMIFISFVVWLSVLLSFDLNLFTWSLDFVGWR
- a CDS encoding AraC family transcriptional regulator — translated: MPALIHHTEPAPTCLPPDWSGIGGCVLPVAAGAATGLLRCHALVLTTIGPLLAEIDFAEHLCGPGTLLWIRPGQAARFARPGDGDDPLTIVFRPGLFGTEELPGLSPDDPSGPARQPLTPPGPAVFRDVFAHLAADAAGPPGPVAAALLRHELAALLLRIATLDPGSELRAHIESRTFERFRRRLEERYPHTRRVEDYAAELGCSVRTLTRASLALTGRTAKQVVDDRVALQARRMLAATSMSVAEVGRGLGFGEPTNFGRFFHRETGLSPGQFRGRFVTGQPAAIPGQRSPAD